A region of the Pseudomonas asiatica genome:
ACAGGCAGCTGTCGTCGATCAGGTCGACTGCCGGCGGCGTGGGAATACCTGGCGGCGAAGGGGTGACGAACTCGCCGAGTTCGCCGTTGATTTCTGCGACGATGCCAGCGAATGGTGCACGCAGGGTTGTCTGTTCCAGCAGTGAACGCTGCAACTGCAGGCTGGCGTCGGCCTCGCGGATCAGCACGGCACTGGCACTGCACATCAGTTTCGCCAGGTTGGCCTTGGTCGCCGCCTGATCGAGGCGGTCGGCGGCAATCAGCTTGCGGTCGGCCAACTGGCCGAGGCGATCAAGGTCGCGCCGGTCCAGCAGAGCTTGCTGGCAGCGCTGTTCGCGGGTGTTGCGCTGGGCCTCCAGCCGCGCCTCGGCTTCCTGCAGCCTGGCCTGTTGCTCGTCCTGCCGCAGGCGCATGAGCACCTGATCCGGCTGGACCCGCTGGCCCTCGCTGACCAGCAACTCGGCAACCTGGCCGCCGACATTGAAGGACAGGTGCGAGCGTCGACAGGACTTCAGCGTACCCGCGCGCGTGTTGGCCACCACCGTCTCCACCGGCCCCCGCTCAACTTCCAGCAGCCTGACCGGCACCGGCTGCGGTCGACTCAACCAGCCGCCCAACACCACGAGACAAGCCAGGATCGACGAGCCAATCAATAATTTGCGCATGGACTACACCTCCTCCCATATGGCTTGAGCCTAGATCAGGAGGGTGAAAGCTCCACGCGAAACGTCATTTATCCGACGATTTTCGGATGAGCGTTAGTTTAGTGTCAGATAAATGGCGAATGAGATTTTTTTCGCTCACGCAACGGCGATTCCCCGGCCATGGGAAGGCTGCAGAAAGTTTCAGAGGATGAGAATGGCGGGCATTAAAAAGCCGGCTTGTGGCCGGCTTCTCGGGGACGCTTCCGACTAATTTATGGTAAGCCGCAATCGCCTTAACTGTGTGGCCATCAAGGGCCTGAAAGAGATGGCAGATGCCCGTGTGGGATATCGCCGAGCCCTCTGGACCGCGGCTCGCGCCGGTCGGGGCTGAATGTGCGGCGTAGCATACAAGGGCGCGCGCAGGATGCCCAGCAAAAAATGGCACAGGTTGTTTCAGTCGGGCCGTTGCTGGCGGAAATGCGACCAGTGGAACACCCAGCCCAGAATCTCCAGCCTTTGTGTCTGGCGCTGGGCGGTGGTGTAGCGTTCGACCGCATAGTTGCGCCGATCATGGCTGTGCAGGTACAGCGTGCCGTTCTGGCCGAGGCTGAGGTTGTTCACCCTGAGCACGCCGTTGTGCAGCAGGGCATAGGTTTCGCCCTCGAACACCTGGGTCATGCCCAGGTCGATGGCCAGGGTGGCCTGCAGCGGAATCAGCGGGGTCATGTTGCTGGCGGGCATCGCCAGGCAGATGGCGTTGTCGGCATGCACTCCCAACCCTTTCAGGGCTTTTGCGGGCAGGCACATGTGCTTGCCCGCCACGGGTGACAGCAGGCCGTTGTGCAGTTCGTAAAAGGGCACCTTCAGTGCCCGGCCGCCTTGCGCTGACAGCGGCGTGCGCGGGTTGGCAGGCGCCGGCCCTGGCGGGCAGCTGCGCAGGATCGGGTTGTGGTGTTTGGGGCCTTCGCCCGTGCGCAACCAACG
Encoded here:
- a CDS encoding efflux RND transporter periplasmic adaptor subunit, giving the protein MRKLLIGSSILACLVVLGGWLSRPQPVPVRLLEVERGPVETVVANTRAGTLKSCRRSHLSFNVGGQVAELLVSEGQRVQPDQVLMRLRQDEQQARLQEAEARLEAQRNTREQRCQQALLDRRDLDRLGQLADRKLIAADRLDQAATKANLAKLMCSASAVLIREADASLQLQRSLLEQTTLRAPFAGIVAEINGELGEFVTPSPPGIPTPPAVDLIDDSCLFVEAPIDEVDAARVHPGTAVRISLDAFRGQHFTGRVSRIAPYVRELEKQARTVDVEVRFDQPPADLALLTGYSADVEILLEQHAGALRIPTETLLEGQRVLRYDPSARVLREVQVQTGLSNWRWTEVLAGLDEDARIVASHEQEGLKDTVAVIPVDAAETKK
- a CDS encoding XRE family transcriptional regulator, whose amino-acid sequence is MNTSGDRLKALLHECGLTSSDFAAQRSVTPQHVNNWLKRGVPLARLDEMADLFCVHRRWLRTGEGPKHHNPILRSCPPGPAPANPRTPLSAQGGRALKVPFYELHNGLLSPVAGKHMCLPAKALKGLGVHADNAICLAMPASNMTPLIPLQATLAIDLGMTQVFEGETYALLHNGVLRVNNLSLGQNGTLYLHSHDRRNYAVERYTTAQRQTQRLEILGWVFHWSHFRQQRPD